One Pseudonocardia abyssalis DNA segment encodes these proteins:
- a CDS encoding MBL fold metallo-hydrolase codes for MDGRWVEVGDGVFARRYRELDLTVGLVLGGERALVVDTRGDARQGVEWAAAVRALIALPLVVAITHAHFDHCFGTAAFRPCPVFAHPACRAAIVATAAAQRAEWSAYYRDRGDDDTAAALACTDPPLPDAAAPTVLDLGGRTVALAHPGRGHTDHDLVVHVDDVVFAGDLVEQGAPPSVGPDSVAAEWPGTLDALLALRPRVVVPGHGDPVDAAFVAEQRDGLA; via the coding sequence ATGGACGGGCGGTGGGTGGAGGTCGGTGACGGGGTGTTCGCGCGCCGGTACCGCGAGCTCGACCTCACCGTCGGGCTCGTGCTCGGGGGCGAGCGCGCGCTGGTGGTCGACACCCGCGGTGACGCCCGCCAGGGCGTCGAGTGGGCCGCCGCGGTGCGCGCCCTCATCGCGCTGCCGCTGGTCGTCGCGATCACCCACGCGCACTTCGACCACTGCTTCGGCACCGCCGCCTTCCGGCCCTGCCCGGTGTTCGCGCACCCCGCCTGCCGGGCGGCGATCGTCGCGACGGCGGCGGCCCAGCGCGCGGAGTGGTCGGCGTACTACCGCGACCGCGGCGACGACGACACCGCCGCCGCCCTCGCCTGCACCGATCCCCCGCTGCCCGACGCCGCCGCCCCGACCGTCCTCGACCTCGGCGGACGAACCGTCGCGCTGGCGCACCCCGGCCGCGGGCACACCGACCACGACCTGGTCGTGCACGTCGACGACGTGGTGTTCGCCGGCGACCTCGTGGAGCAGGGCGCGCCGCCGTCGGTCGGGCCGGACTCGGTGGCCGCGGAGTGGCCCGGGACCCTCGACGCCCTGCTCGCACTGCGCCCACGGGTCGTGGTGCCCGGGCACGGCGACCCGGTGGACGCGGCGTTCGTGGCGGAGCAGCGCGACGGGCTCGCCTGA
- a CDS encoding QcrA and Rieske domain-containing protein codes for MTGIEIGRRTVLCGTACAVLSGCAGYGSGRAVAAPAAAGGTPLATVADVPVGGGLILAAQDVVLTQTVAGTVRAFTATCTHQGCVVADVTGGTINCTCHGSSFALDGTVVAGPAPAPLAEKAIVVADGAITLA; via the coding sequence ATGACCGGCATCGAGATCGGCAGGCGCACCGTCCTGTGCGGGACGGCCTGCGCCGTGCTCTCCGGCTGCGCCGGGTACGGCTCCGGCCGGGCCGTCGCCGCACCCGCAGCGGCGGGCGGCACCCCGCTCGCCACCGTCGCCGACGTCCCGGTCGGGGGCGGGTTGATCCTCGCCGCGCAGGACGTCGTGCTCACGCAGACGGTCGCCGGGACCGTCCGCGCGTTCACCGCGACCTGTACCCACCAGGGCTGCGTGGTCGCCGACGTCACCGGCGGCACGATCAACTGCACCTGCCACGGCAGCAGCTTCGCCCTCGACGGCACGGTCGTCGCCGGGCCGGCCCCGGCCCCGCTCGCGGAGAAGGCGATCGTGGTCGCCGACGGCGCGATCACGCTGGCCTGA